A window of Formosa sp. Hel1_31_208 contains these coding sequences:
- a CDS encoding beta-N-acetylhexosaminidase gives MYFKKIVAISVFISFLFNCKSEVYVPEIAQIIPIPANQTLNKGYFVLDNSVGISSHDTFKVSAEFLRNYIQKGSSIVLDDNNDIQFILDETIENTEGYTLDIQPYQIFIRAKTDQGAFYAVQTLRQLLPKDFENGSLSQKSIGIQCITITDAPQYQYRGMHLDVSRHMYSVDFIKTYIDALAMLKMNTFHWHLTDDQGWRIEIKKYPKLQEHAAYRNETLIGHYSDQPHQFDGNRYGGYYTQEDVKDIVAYAKTRHITVIPEIEMPGHAQAAISAYPSLGCTGEPVDVATKWGVFENIYCSKDETFSFLEDVLDEVVTLFPSEYIHIGGDEAPKTKWKNCTQCQNRIKTENLKDEHELQNYFITRIENYLNSQGKQIIGWDEILEGGLAPNATVMSWRGTKGAIEAAKQNHNVVMTPTSHCYFDYYQSTNSDEPLAIGGYLPLEKVYNFNPIPEGLTKEEAKYILGAQGNIWTEYMPTQNQVEYMAFPRILAMSEVVWSKNENKDYTDFTKRVEHFNERLDAIDVNYANHLYEISGDVLKNKDELAYQLTTVTNGKIIRLTMNGTDPDDESRPYIEPIRIDTSKTIKAAVFSSKTNKKLGTTFTKQFNYHKAVGKTISIDKIPHQSYLGSGPDGLINSISGSDSRYGDKEWLGFWGEDIEITIDLGEEVQIYSVETRFYNSNGQWIYAPNKVKLELDNDLVINHLEQREQLIITTKFNLNQRSRYIKLRIPNFGTIPKGKQGAGQKAWTFIDEIIIN, from the coding sequence ATGTACTTCAAAAAAATTGTTGCGATCAGTGTTTTTATTAGCTTTTTATTCAATTGTAAATCTGAGGTGTATGTTCCTGAAATAGCCCAAATTATTCCTATACCCGCAAATCAAACGCTTAACAAAGGTTATTTTGTTTTAGATAATTCCGTTGGAATCTCTTCTCATGATACTTTTAAAGTTTCCGCAGAATTTCTACGTAACTATATTCAAAAAGGAAGCTCAATAGTTCTGGATGACAATAATGATATCCAATTCATTCTTGATGAAACCATTGAAAATACTGAAGGCTATACGCTAGACATTCAACCTTATCAAATTTTTATTAGAGCAAAAACAGATCAAGGCGCTTTCTATGCTGTACAAACTCTGAGACAGCTATTGCCTAAAGACTTTGAAAATGGTTCACTTTCCCAGAAAAGCATAGGTATTCAATGCATAACCATTACCGATGCACCGCAATACCAATATCGTGGCATGCATCTGGATGTGAGTCGACATATGTATTCCGTAGATTTCATCAAAACATACATTGATGCACTAGCTATGTTGAAGATGAATACCTTCCATTGGCATTTAACCGATGATCAAGGTTGGCGCATCGAAATAAAAAAATACCCTAAACTTCAAGAGCATGCTGCCTATAGAAATGAAACCCTTATAGGACATTACAGTGATCAACCCCATCAATTTGACGGTAATCGCTATGGCGGTTATTACACTCAGGAAGATGTAAAAGATATTGTTGCATACGCAAAAACTAGGCATATTACAGTGATTCCGGAAATTGAAATGCCAGGACATGCTCAGGCGGCTATTAGCGCTTATCCTAGTTTAGGTTGTACAGGTGAACCTGTTGATGTGGCAACAAAATGGGGTGTTTTTGAAAATATTTATTGCTCAAAAGATGAGACCTTTTCGTTTTTGGAAGATGTCTTAGATGAAGTGGTTACACTGTTCCCCAGTGAATACATTCATATTGGAGGAGACGAAGCACCTAAAACCAAATGGAAAAATTGTACGCAATGTCAAAACCGAATTAAAACAGAAAATTTAAAAGACGAGCACGAACTTCAAAACTATTTCATCACGCGCATTGAAAACTACCTCAACTCCCAAGGCAAACAAATCATTGGTTGGGACGAAATATTAGAAGGCGGATTAGCTCCCAATGCTACAGTGATGTCATGGCGAGGCACCAAAGGTGCTATAGAAGCGGCAAAACAAAACCATAACGTGGTCATGACACCAACCTCACATTGTTATTTTGATTATTATCAATCAACAAACAGTGACGAACCCTTAGCGATAGGTGGATACCTCCCTTTAGAAAAAGTCTATAATTTTAATCCGATACCTGAAGGACTAACCAAAGAAGAGGCGAAATATATTCTAGGCGCACAAGGTAATATATGGACCGAATACATGCCAACTCAAAATCAAGTAGAATATATGGCATTTCCGAGAATACTTGCCATGAGTGAAGTGGTCTGGTCTAAAAATGAGAATAAAGATTACACAGATTTCACAAAGCGTGTTGAACATTTTAATGAACGCCTCGATGCTATAGATGTAAACTATGCCAATCATTTATATGAAATTTCGGGTGACGTCTTAAAAAATAAGGACGAACTAGCATATCAATTAACTACTGTGACCAATGGAAAAATAATACGGCTGACTATGAATGGTACTGATCCTGATGATGAATCACGACCATATATAGAGCCTATTCGTATTGATACCTCGAAAACAATAAAGGCAGCTGTATTTAGTTCAAAAACGAACAAAAAATTAGGTACAACATTTACAAAACAGTTTAATTACCATAAAGCCGTTGGCAAAACAATTTCAATTGATAAAATCCCACATCAATCCTATTTAGGAAGTGGACCAGATGGACTTATAAACAGTATTTCGGGGAGTGACTCACGTTATGGTGATAAAGAATGGTTAGGGTTTTGGGGTGAGGATATTGAAATTACAATCGATTTGGGAGAAGAAGTTCAAATCTATTCAGTAGAAACACGATTCTATAATAGTAACGGTCAATGGATTTACGCGCCAAACAAAGTAAAATTAGAGCTTGACAATGATTTAGTAATAAATCATTTAGAACAGCGAGAGCAATTAATAATTACAACAAAATTTAATCTCAATCAACGCTCTCGATATATCAAACTTAGAATCCCAAACTTCGGCACCATTCCAAAGGGCAAACAAGGAGCCGGACAAAAGGCATGGACCTTTATAGACGAAATAATAATCAACTAA
- a CDS encoding 5'-nucleotidase C-terminal domain-containing protein — protein sequence MNYKHLILLYCAITFSSCQQEFQLRKIEGKQINISDSLASNPDVEAFIKPYREHLNKNLDSVLAYAVDTYSKTDGEYNTAIGNMMADAVYEEANYVFNKRTGENIDFVLLNHGGIRAIISKGDVTIRTAYEVMPFENSVVVVKMKGEKVKELLDYLARAKRAHPISKLNVVIDSNGDLKSGVLNGQALDFSKTYNVATNDYLYSGGDRMTFFQPNDSLYVLDYKIRNILIDHFTKIDTLNPVIDDRFIQIKNQS from the coding sequence ATGAATTATAAACATTTAATCCTCCTATATTGTGCAATCACATTCAGTTCTTGTCAACAAGAGTTTCAACTGCGTAAAATAGAGGGTAAACAAATCAATATTTCAGACAGTCTAGCCTCAAATCCAGATGTAGAAGCCTTTATTAAGCCCTATCGCGAACATTTGAATAAAAACCTAGATAGCGTTTTAGCTTATGCTGTTGACACATACTCTAAAACAGACGGCGAATATAATACAGCTATTGGAAATATGATGGCCGATGCTGTTTATGAAGAGGCTAATTATGTATTCAATAAAAGAACTGGTGAAAATATCGATTTTGTTTTACTCAATCATGGTGGTATTAGAGCTATAATTTCAAAGGGTGATGTGACCATTAGAACAGCTTATGAGGTAATGCCATTTGAAAATTCCGTAGTGGTCGTCAAAATGAAAGGCGAAAAAGTGAAAGAATTGCTCGATTACTTAGCTCGGGCGAAACGCGCACACCCTATTTCAAAATTAAATGTTGTAATTGATAGTAATGGTGATCTAAAATCTGGAGTGCTTAATGGGCAAGCATTAGATTTCAGCAAAACCTACAATGTAGCTACAAATGACTATTTGTATAGTGGCGGCGATCGAATGACCTTCTTTCAGCCTAATGATAGTCTATACGTATTAGATTATAAAATTCGCAACATCCTTATTGATCATTTTACAAAAATAGACACCCTTAATCCTGTTATTGACGACCGTTTTATTCAAATAAAAAATCAATCATGA
- a CDS encoding DoxX family protein — MKKHLPLTLRILVAIILIQTLRFKFTGHEDSVFIFTMVGLEPVGRIGIGIAELLAAILLLVRKTVWIGATLTLGIIGGAISMHLTQLGIDIRNDGGLLFYTALITFLLVLGILYIYRKDIPIFGKKLSF, encoded by the coding sequence ATGAAAAAACACCTTCCTCTCACTTTAAGAATCCTAGTAGCTATTATTTTAATACAAACACTTCGATTTAAATTTACAGGACATGAAGACAGTGTATTCATCTTTACTATGGTTGGACTGGAACCAGTTGGTAGAATTGGTATAGGAATTGCTGAACTTTTAGCTGCAATACTTTTATTAGTAAGAAAAACGGTGTGGATTGGAGCAACCTTAACTTTAGGAATAATCGGAGGCGCTATTAGTATGCATTTAACACAACTGGGTATTGACATAAGAAATGACGGAGGCCTATTATTTTATACGGCACTAATTACCTTCCTACTTGTTTTAGGGATTTTATATATCTATAGAAAAGACATTCCAATATTTGGTAAGAAATTAAGCTTCTAA
- a CDS encoding DNA-directed RNA polymerase subunit omega: MDLKKTNAPVTTETYDRNIIDASTNNIYEAISVISKRAEQINTDIRRELVDKLEEFATYNDSLEEIFENKEQIEVSKFYEKLPKPHALAVQEWLDDKIYYRNTDDDVQE; encoded by the coding sequence ATGGATTTAAAAAAGACCAATGCTCCTGTAACCACAGAAACGTATGATAGAAATATCATCGATGCATCAACAAACAATATTTATGAGGCTATTTCTGTAATCTCGAAAAGAGCTGAGCAAATCAATACTGATATCAGACGAGAGTTAGTTGATAAACTTGAAGAGTTTGCAACTTACAATGATAGTCTTGAAGAAATATTTGAAAACAAAGAACAAATCGAAGTGTCAAAATTCTATGAAAAATTACCGAAGCCACATGCTCTGGCAGTTCAAGAATGGTTAGACGATAAGATTTACTACAGAAATACTGACGACGACGTTCAGGAATAA
- a CDS encoding outer membrane protein assembly factor BamD, which yields MKKLFYLLVTLLLLTSCSEFQKALKSDDVATKFNLGSELFDAGKWSKANRLFKQIEPNYRGKPQAEKLMYMYAKTFYEMRSYIEAGYKLDQFERLYPQSEKVQEAAFLAAKSFYHLSPVYSKEQHETVEALQKLQLFVNKYPDSELLPQANTLIQELDYKLERKAFEIAKQYNNIAYFESNDYLAAIKAFENFLADFPGTSFREQAMFYRLDSAYKLGINSVKSKKEARLNTAINYYKSFKKFYPNSEFIEEADRMNEEMTSTPEQINTKS from the coding sequence ATGAAGAAATTATTTTATTTATTAGTAACGCTCTTGCTATTAACCTCTTGTAGCGAATTTCAGAAAGCATTGAAATCTGATGATGTAGCCACTAAATTTAATTTAGGATCAGAGTTGTTTGACGCTGGCAAATGGTCAAAGGCCAACAGGCTTTTCAAACAAATCGAACCTAATTACAGAGGGAAGCCACAGGCAGAGAAGCTCATGTACATGTACGCGAAAACATTCTATGAAATGCGTAGTTATATAGAAGCAGGTTATAAGTTAGATCAATTTGAACGTTTATATCCTCAGAGTGAGAAAGTGCAAGAAGCGGCGTTTTTAGCAGCTAAAAGTTTTTATCATTTGTCACCTGTGTATAGTAAAGAACAGCACGAAACGGTAGAAGCGCTTCAAAAATTACAGCTGTTTGTCAATAAATATCCAGACTCTGAGCTGTTACCGCAGGCCAATACTTTAATACAAGAATTAGATTATAAATTAGAGCGAAAAGCATTTGAAATCGCAAAACAATATAATAATATTGCTTATTTTGAATCTAATGATTATTTAGCTGCAATTAAAGCATTTGAAAATTTTCTAGCTGATTTCCCTGGAACTAGTTTTAGAGAACAAGCCATGTTTTATCGTTTAGACTCTGCTTACAAACTTGGAATAAATAGTGTTAAGTCAAAAAAGGAAGCAAGATTAAATACTGCTATTAATTATTATAAAAGTTTCAAGAAGTTTTATCCAAATTCTGAATTTATAGAAGAAGCAGATAGAATGAATGAAGAGATGACATCAACACCTGAACAAATCAATACAAAAAGTTAA
- a CDS encoding bifunctional UDP-sugar hydrolase/5'-nucleotidase → MKRREFIQQTAAASALIGLGGIGLTSFSPATKKITILHTNDVHSHIDPFGPDDGRNPNQGGVARRASLIETIRKENPNTLLLDAGDIFQGTPYFNYYGGELEFKLMSMLKYDVATIGNHDFDNGIDGLFAQLPHAKFDFVSANYDFSNTIMDTHVKPYRIIIKDGIKIGVFGLGIQLEGLVNEKMYKETVYLDPVETSQEMTRILKQDEKCDLIICLSHLGYNYSTRPKKISDLKLAEITKDIDLIIGGHTHTFLKKPTVVKNMDGKNMLVNQVGCYGINLGKIDFYFDADKNKAANGTSIIV, encoded by the coding sequence ATGAAGAGAAGAGAGTTTATACAACAAACAGCAGCCGCATCGGCATTAATTGGACTTGGCGGTATTGGATTAACTTCGTTTTCTCCAGCAACAAAGAAAATAACCATTCTTCACACCAACGATGTTCATAGTCATATAGATCCCTTTGGACCAGATGACGGACGAAACCCTAATCAAGGAGGTGTAGCCAGACGCGCAAGTTTAATTGAAACCATTCGTAAAGAAAACCCGAACACCTTATTATTAGATGCAGGAGATATTTTTCAAGGCACACCCTATTTTAATTATTATGGTGGAGAGCTTGAATTCAAACTCATGAGCATGCTTAAATATGATGTCGCTACTATTGGAAATCATGATTTTGACAATGGAATTGACGGCCTCTTTGCACAACTGCCTCATGCTAAATTTGATTTTGTATCGGCTAATTATGATTTTTCCAATACTATTATGGATACGCACGTAAAACCTTATCGAATAATAATAAAAGATGGTATTAAAATTGGAGTTTTCGGATTAGGCATTCAACTTGAAGGGCTTGTAAATGAAAAAATGTATAAAGAGACTGTGTATCTAGATCCTGTTGAAACTAGCCAGGAAATGACACGTATTTTAAAGCAAGATGAAAAATGTGACCTCATCATTTGTCTTTCTCATTTAGGTTATAACTATAGTACTCGTCCTAAAAAAATTAGCGATCTTAAATTAGCTGAAATTACAAAAGATATCGATTTAATTATTGGTGGTCACACGCATACATTTCTGAAAAAACCTACAGTAGTTAAAAATATGGATGGAAAAAATATGTTGGTTAACCAAGTGGGCTGTTATGGTATTAACCTAGGGAAAATAGATTTCTATTTTGATGCCGATAAAAACAAAGCTGCTAACGGAACTTCAATTATTGTCTAA
- a CDS encoding copper homeostasis protein CutC, producing the protein MLLEICANSYQSAKNAQIAGAQRIELCSELSVGGITPSYGLINQVISDLDIETFVLIRPRSGNFCYSEEEFEIIKKNIEICKTIGCHGIVSGVLKPDNTIDLKRTRNLIELSKPLAFTFHRAFDIVPNPKDAIDQLIDLGVDRILTSGQHSKAIDGLETLKDLKQHAKNYITLLVGSRVSSKNAKYFKDEGFEELHASASEAMNTESSVYFGSTPQTVSSIKEIKAILKAIADEV; encoded by the coding sequence ATGTTGCTAGAAATCTGCGCAAACTCTTACCAATCGGCTAAAAATGCTCAAATAGCTGGAGCACAACGCATCGAACTTTGTAGTGAATTATCCGTTGGTGGCATTACACCATCTTACGGATTAATAAATCAGGTGATTTCCGATTTAGACATTGAAACCTTTGTGCTCATCAGACCCAGAAGTGGAAATTTTTGTTATTCGGAAGAAGAGTTCGAAATCATAAAAAAGAACATTGAAATCTGTAAAACTATAGGTTGCCACGGGATTGTATCTGGTGTATTAAAACCTGATAATACCATAGATTTAAAAAGAACTCGAAATCTCATTGAATTATCAAAACCATTAGCATTTACATTTCATCGGGCATTTGATATTGTTCCGAATCCGAAAGATGCAATAGACCAACTCATCGACTTAGGAGTAGATAGAATTCTAACCTCTGGACAACATTCTAAAGCGATAGACGGATTGGAGACCTTAAAAGATTTGAAGCAACACGCAAAAAACTATATAACGCTTTTGGTTGGAAGCCGTGTGTCTTCGAAAAATGCCAAATACTTTAAAGATGAAGGTTTTGAGGAACTACATGCGTCAGCTTCCGAAGCTATGAATACAGAATCTTCTGTCTATTTTGGGAGCACACCTCAAACAGTATCGAGTATAAAAGAAATTAAAGCTATTTTAAAAGCCATTGCAGATGAAGTATAG
- the dapA gene encoding 4-hydroxy-tetrahydrodipicolinate synthase: MTKFHGTGVAIITPFNTDLSVDHEALANLVNYNIDNGTNYIVISGTTGESVTITKQEKKDIIKTIVHTNNGRVPLVLGIGGNNTTEVIEEIKTTDLSQIDALLSVSPYYSKPTQEGIYQHFKVISETSPVDIILYNVPGRTSSNMLPETTLRLARDFGNIIAVKEAGNNVHQYLKLLRDKPDDFLIISGDDDLVLGVVLAGGAGVISVIGQALPKQFTRMINLGLEGKAKEAYKIHFDLMDMISLIFSENNPAGIKAVLEVLNLSKSAVRLPLVEASEGLKQQIQSALQKLNYEIKS, translated from the coding sequence ATGACTAAATTTCATGGCACAGGTGTGGCGATAATCACACCTTTTAATACAGATTTAAGTGTCGATCATGAGGCCCTGGCTAATCTGGTGAATTACAATATTGATAATGGTACGAATTATATCGTTATTAGTGGAACAACTGGTGAAAGCGTTACAATTACCAAACAAGAAAAGAAAGATATTATAAAAACAATAGTGCATACGAATAATGGGAGAGTGCCATTGGTTTTAGGAATTGGTGGAAACAATACAACTGAGGTAATCGAAGAGATTAAGACTACAGATTTGTCCCAAATTGATGCGCTATTATCGGTGTCACCGTATTACAGTAAACCAACTCAGGAAGGCATTTATCAGCATTTTAAAGTGATTTCAGAAACGTCTCCAGTGGATATCATTTTATACAATGTTCCTGGGCGTACATCATCAAATATGCTGCCTGAGACAACTTTGCGTTTAGCGAGAGATTTTGGCAATATCATTGCTGTGAAAGAAGCTGGGAATAATGTACATCAATATTTAAAATTATTAAGAGATAAACCTGATGATTTTTTAATTATTTCTGGGGATGATGATTTGGTATTGGGTGTTGTTCTGGCAGGTGGAGCTGGGGTAATTTCTGTAATAGGACAGGCGTTACCAAAACAATTTACACGCATGATTAATCTGGGATTAGAAGGGAAAGCAAAAGAAGCATATAAGATTCATTTTGATCTTATGGATATGATTTCACTTATCTTTTCAGAAAATAATCCTGCTGGGATAAAGGCTGTATTGGAGGTTTTAAACTTATCTAAGTCAGCGGTTAGATTACCTCTGGTTGAGGCAAGTGAAGGACTTAAACAACAAATCCAATCAGCGCTTCAAAAACTCAACTATGAGATAAAAAGTTAA
- the ligA gene encoding NAD-dependent DNA ligase LigA yields the protein MSIEQRIHSLREELREHNYNYYILDNATISDYEFDMKLKELQDLEAKHPEFYDPNSPSLRVGGEITKNFETVVHEHRMYSLDNSYSKEDLLDWEKRIEKNIDGNVEFVCELKYDGASISLTYENGSLVRAVTRGDGTQGDNVTANIKTIKSVPLKLKGDYPQKFDIRGEIVLPFEGFRKMNDERLEAGEELYRNPRNTASGSLKLQDSAEVAKRPLECLLYSLKGNNLGISTQFDGLERARQMGFKVPEAAKLATSVDEVLEFIEYWDVHRHDLPYETDGVVIKVNSLQQQDELGYTAKAPRWAMAYKFKAEQVLTRLNEITYQVGRTGAITPVANLEPVELAGTTVKRASLHNADQIEKLDIREGDEVFVEKGGEIIPKIIAVDLSKRPLDSKPTQYITNCPECHTELIRQEGDAKHYCPNYNGCNPQIIGRIQHFISRKAMDIEGLGGETVALLVNEGLISNYSDLYTLTKKEVLPLERMAEKSAENLINGIEASKLIPFERVLFAIGIRYVGETVAKKLAKHYKSIDAISRASVEDLIAVDEIGERIAESVVEFFASEENRIIIHKLKDFGVQLELSADLLANQTDKLKGLSIVVSGVFETVSRTELKKLIEDNGGKVSSSISSKTSYVVAGANMGPSKRIKAESLNIPILTEIAFLDLLK from the coding sequence ATGAGTATAGAACAGAGAATTCATAGTCTTCGCGAAGAGTTACGCGAACATAATTATAACTATTACATTCTAGATAATGCTACGATTAGTGATTATGAGTTTGATATGAAGCTTAAAGAATTACAAGATCTTGAGGCAAAACATCCAGAGTTTTATGATCCAAACTCACCGAGTTTAAGAGTGGGTGGAGAGATTACGAAAAATTTTGAAACTGTGGTTCATGAGCATCGTATGTACTCCTTAGATAATTCATATTCAAAAGAGGATTTGTTGGATTGGGAAAAACGTATTGAAAAAAATATCGATGGCAACGTAGAGTTTGTTTGTGAACTCAAGTATGATGGTGCATCAATAAGTCTCACCTATGAAAATGGAAGTCTTGTAAGAGCAGTCACTCGAGGTGATGGAACACAAGGTGATAACGTAACAGCAAATATTAAAACGATTAAATCGGTACCACTGAAGTTAAAAGGGGATTATCCTCAAAAATTTGATATCCGTGGAGAAATCGTTTTGCCATTTGAAGGCTTTCGAAAAATGAATGATGAACGATTAGAAGCAGGAGAGGAACTCTACAGGAACCCTAGAAATACAGCCTCAGGAAGTCTGAAGTTACAAGACAGTGCTGAGGTAGCTAAGCGACCGTTGGAATGTTTATTATATAGTCTTAAAGGAAACAATCTTGGAATATCTACACAGTTTGATGGATTAGAAAGGGCAAGACAAATGGGTTTTAAAGTACCAGAAGCAGCCAAATTAGCAACATCTGTGGATGAGGTATTAGAATTCATTGAATATTGGGATGTGCATCGTCATGACCTACCTTATGAAACAGATGGTGTCGTGATAAAAGTAAATAGTTTGCAGCAACAAGATGAATTAGGTTACACGGCAAAAGCACCACGTTGGGCCATGGCCTATAAGTTTAAGGCAGAACAGGTATTAACACGTTTAAATGAAATCACCTATCAGGTGGGTAGAACAGGAGCCATTACCCCTGTTGCTAACTTAGAGCCAGTAGAATTAGCTGGTACAACAGTAAAGCGTGCTTCACTACATAATGCAGATCAGATTGAAAAACTAGACATTAGAGAAGGCGATGAAGTGTTTGTTGAAAAAGGTGGAGAGATTATTCCTAAGATTATTGCGGTAGATTTAAGTAAACGTCCATTAGATTCTAAACCGACGCAGTATATTACTAATTGTCCCGAATGTCATACAGAATTGATTAGGCAGGAAGGGGATGCTAAGCATTATTGTCCAAATTATAATGGCTGTAATCCCCAAATTATCGGACGAATTCAACATTTTATTTCTCGAAAAGCCATGGATATTGAGGGACTAGGAGGGGAAACTGTAGCGCTTTTAGTGAACGAGGGTTTGATTTCCAACTATTCAGATTTATACACGCTTACTAAAAAAGAGGTCCTGCCTCTTGAACGCATGGCGGAAAAAAGTGCTGAAAATTTGATAAATGGAATTGAAGCATCAAAACTAATTCCTTTTGAGCGTGTTTTGTTTGCCATTGGAATTCGATATGTGGGTGAGACAGTCGCTAAAAAGTTAGCTAAACACTACAAAAGTATAGATGCTATTAGTAGGGCTTCGGTTGAAGATTTAATTGCTGTAGATGAAATTGGTGAGCGCATTGCAGAGAGTGTTGTCGAGTTTTTTGCTTCCGAAGAAAATAGAATCATTATTCATAAACTCAAGGACTTTGGTGTGCAATTAGAATTGTCTGCAGACCTTCTCGCCAATCAAACTGATAAGCTCAAAGGGCTATCGATTGTTGTTTCAGGAGTTTTTGAAACTGTGTCAAGAACAGAGCTTAAAAAACTAATAGAGGATAATGGCGGAAAAGTATCATCTTCCATCTCATCTAAAACAAGTTATGTCGTTGCAGGTGCCAATATGGGACCAAGTAAGCGAATAAAGGCAGAATCATTAAATATCCCAATACTTACCGAGATTGCATTTTTAGACTTATTGAAGTAA